A genomic window from Osmia bicornis bicornis chromosome 6, iOsmBic2.1, whole genome shotgun sequence includes:
- the LOC114874944 gene encoding N-alpha-acetyltransferase 38, NatC auxiliary subunit yields MKEGNNVSNVTNDEYIHGNGEVVNTEESPAKQKLRGWLNRNLRIKMTDGRVLKGAFLCTDRDANVILGSCSEFLSEDHTEARTLGLVMIPGRHIVTIHLDA; encoded by the exons ATGAAAGAAGGGAACAATGTATCGAACGTAACAAACGACGAATATATTCATGGGAATGGAGAG GTTGTTAATACAGAGGAATCTCCTGCAAAACAGAAATTACGTGGATGGCTGAATCGAAATTTACGAATAAAAATGACAGATGGTCGAGTTTTAAAGGGTGCATTTTTATGTACGGATCGTGATGCTAATGTGATTTTAGGATCATGTTCAGAATTTTTATCAGAAGATCACACAGAAGCAAGAACTCTTGGTTTAGTGATGATACCTGGTAGACACATTGTAACAATACACCTTGATGCTTGA
- the LOC114874937 gene encoding hypoxia up-regulated protein 1 isoform X2: MKSSKLNMFIIWSLLIAIMTLIDNSNGVAVMSIDIGSESMKVAIVSPGVPMEIALNKESKRKTPVTIAFRNGERSFGEDAQVVGIKSPKNSFSYILDLLGKSIDNPLVQLYQKRFPYYDIISDEERKTIAFRLDQNTTFTPEELLAQILYKGKEFAETSAGQTISEAVITVPGFFNQIERRALAQAADLAGIKVLQLINDYTAVALNYGIFRSKEINDTAHYVMFYDMGASSTTATVVSYQNVKTKEKGFVETNPHVSILGVGYDRTLGGLEVQLRLQHHLAKEFDALNKTSNSVFKNPKAMAKLFKEAGRVKNVLSANTDHFAQVEGLIDEHDFRVQVTREKLEQLCTDIFERVENPIKIALKTSGLTMDVISQVVIVGAGTRMPKIQEYLRQYLTVELSKNINTDEAATLGAVYKAADLSKGFKVKKFVTRDAVLFPIQIIFDRTVDNRVKQVKKSLFGRMNPYPQKKIITFNKYTENFQFHINYAELDYLPPNETAAIGNLNISTISLSGVAEALEKHTKEGAESKGIKAHFAMDDSGILNLLNVELVSEKSSSASDEEEGSEDKEGKAEEPLKEDIKPVHEESEYPDLQKETEDKTKKKNETTTTEDKATNKTEKVEKEKEKKATIVTIKEPIKAKEIKLGSQILSGDKLVESRDKLHRLDVYDFEKTRRETALNNLETFIIDAQQRLQSEEYAAAATPQEIESILKACSEISEWLYEDGFTATAEVYEEKLAELQKLTNDVYERVYEHRERPEVLKGMTSMLNASTTFLNNMKNLSLSSDIFTQVEIETLEKVINETQEYYDTVVKSFVETSLHELVKYKVRDIANKMAVLDREVKYLINKAKIWRPKQDTATNHTASTNENATDTKEQSQSESVPKTTADSQTEKQSKEDQSDNIEVQNEKSEGSEESQEALKDNKAQAKTQEEEIHQEL, from the exons ATGAAATCAAGCAaattaaatatgtttattatttgGTCATTATTGATTGCTATCATGACCCTTATTGATAATAGTAATGGGGTTGCTGTTATGAGTATTGATATTGGTAGCGAATCAATGAAAGTTGCTATTGTTTCg CCTGGTGTTCCAATGGAAATAGCTCTTAACAAAGAATCAAAGAGGAAAACACCAGTTACAATAGCATTTCGTAACGGAGAAAGAAGTTTTGGAGAAGATGCTCAAGTAGTAGGAATTAAATCACCTAAAAACAGTTTTTCTTACATATTAGATCTCTTAGGAAAATCAATAGATAATCCTCTGGTGCAGCTTTATCAAAAACGGTTTCCATATTATGATATTATTTCTGACGAAGAACGTAAAACAATTGCATTCAGACTTGATCAAAATACTACATTTACTCCTGAGGAACTACTTGcacaaattttgtataaagGAAAAGAATTTGCAGAAACTTCAGCTGGTCAGACGATTAGTGAAGCAGTAATAACTGTTCCAGGATTTTTCAATCAAATTGAAAGAAGAGCTCTTGCCCAAGCAGCAGATCTTGCGGGAATTAAAGTTTTGCAACTAATTAATGATTATACTGCTGTTGCATTAAATTATGGAATTTTTCGTAGCAAAGAAATAAACGATACTGCACATTATGTGATGTTTTATGATATGGGGGCTAGCAGTACAACTGCAACAGTTGTAAGTTATCAAAACGtgaaaacgaaggagaaagGATTTGTTGAAACTAATCCACATGTTTCTATTCTGGGAGTGGGTTATGATCGTACTTTGGGAGGATTAGAAGTGCAACTTAGACTTCAACATCATTTAGCTAAGGAATTTGATGCGTTAAATAAAACATCAAATTCAGTATTTAAAAATCCAAAAGCAATGGCAAAACTTTTTAAAGAAGCTGGTCGTGTCAAGAATGTATTAAGTGCAAATACAGATCATTTTGCTCAAGTCGAAGGGCTGATAGATGAACATGATTTTAGGGTGCAAGTTACCAGAGAAAAACTGGAGCAACTTTGCACTGATATATTTGAACGCGTAGAAAATCCTATTAAAATTGCTTTAAAAACATCAG gtTTGACAATGGATGTTATATCTCAAGTTGTAATAGTAGGAGCTGGTACTAGAATGCCAAAGATACAGGAGTATTTAAGACAGTATTTAACAGTTGAACtatctaaaaatattaatacagATGAGGCAGCTACATTAGGAGCAGTATACAAAGCTGCAGATCTTAGTAAAGGATTCAAAGTAAAGAAATTCGTTACCAGAGATGCTGTGCTGTTTCCtatacaaataatttttgacaGAACTGTTGATAACAGAGTAAAACAA GTCAAAAAGTCATTATTTGGCAGAATGAATCCATATCcacaaaagaaaattataacatttaataaatatacagaAAATTTCCAATTCCATATTAATTATGCTGAATTGGACTACTTGCCTCCTAATGAAACAGC tgcTATTggtaatttaaatatatctaCTATCAGTTTATCTGGTGTAGCTGAAGCTTTAGAAAAGCATACTAAAGAAGGAGCAGAAAGTAAAGGGATTAAAGCACATTTTGCCATGGATGATAGTGGCATACTTAATTTGTTGAATGTAGAATTAGTGTCAGAAAAATCAAGTTCAGCTTCTGACGAAGAAGAGG GATCAGAAGACAAAGAAGGAAAAGCAGAGGAGCCATTAAAAGAAGACATCAAACCAGTTCATGAGGAATCAGAGTATCCTGACTTACAAAAGGAAACTGAAGataaaacgaagaagaaaaatgaaactacCACCACTGAAGATAAAGCAACAAACAAAActgaaaaagtagaaaaagaaaaggagaaaaaggcTACGATTGTAACGATTAAAGAGCCTATTAAAGCTAAAGAAATCAAATTAGGATCTCAGATTCTTTCTGGAGATAAACTTGTTGAATCTCGTGATAA ATTGCATCGTTTAGATGTATATGATTTCGAGAAAACGAGACGTGAAACAGCTTTGAACAATTTAGAAACATTCATAATTGATGCTCAACAAAGATTACAATCTGAGGAATATGCCGCTGCAGCTACACCTCAAGAAATAGAAAGTATATTAAAAGCGTGTTCTGAAATTTCTGAATGGTTGTACGAAGATGGATTCACTGCAACTGCTGAAGTATACGAGGAAAAATTGGCAGAACTTCAAAAATTAACTAACGACGTGTACGAACGTGTCTATGAACATAGAGAACGTCCAGAAGTATTAAAGGGCATGACTTCTATGTTAAACGCAAGCACAACATTTTTAAACAACATGAAAAATTTGAGCTTGTCAAGTGACATTTTTACACAAGTCGAGATAGAAACATTAGAAAAAGTGATTAATGAAACTCAG GAATACTATGATACAGTTGTTAAATCATTTGTTGAGACGAGTTTACATGAACTAGTAAAATATAAAGTTCGCgatattgcaaataaaatggCGGTACTCGATAGGGAAGTAAAATATCTTATAAATAAGGCAAAAATATGGAGACCAAAGCAAGACACTGCGACAAATCATACAGCAAGCACAAATGAAAACGCGACAGATACGAAAGAACAATCTCAATCAGAATCTGTTCCTAAAACAACGGCTGATTCACAAACGGAAAAACAGTCGAAAGAGGATCAATCTGATAATATAGAagtacaaaatgaaaaatcagaagGTTCAGAAGAATCCCAAGAGGCGTTAAAAGACAACAAAGCTCAGGCGAAAactcaagaagaagagataCATCAAGAACTttaa
- the LOC114874942 gene encoding transmembrane protein 50A → MTSCLEHIQSSNCIWFEAGEKRNVLASMLAGTLFFIGWWFIIDAHAKYPNEMSNAYHVCGVFGTISLFMVNSVTNAQIRGDAYNGGYLGARGARGWLFVGFVMGFAAVIAACWILFADFVAAEAQHHWPGVGLFLQNVFIFLGSLTYKFGRSEEL, encoded by the exons atgacGTCGTGTTTGGAACATATACAGTCTTCCAATTGCATATGGTTTGAAGCAGGTGAAAAACGAAATGTATTGGCATCTATGTTGGCTGGAACATTG tTCTTTATAGGATGGTGGTTTATTATCGATGCTCATGCCAAATACCCTAATGAAATGTCAAATGCGTATCATGTGTGTGGAGTATTTGGAACAATATCTCTCTTTAT gGTAAATTCTGTAACAAATGCACAAATAAGAGGAGATGCATACAATGGCGGTTATTTAGGAGCTAGGGGTGCAAGAGGTTGGTTGTTTGTTGGGTTTGTAATGGGATTTGCTGCAGTTATCGCAGCTTGTTGGATTTTATTTGCAGATTTTGTAGCTGCAG aaGCACAACATCATTGGCCTGGTGTAGgcctatttttacaaaatgtaTTTATCTTTTTGGGCTCTCTCACTTATAAATTCGGACGATCAGAAGAGTTATAG
- the LOC114874937 gene encoding hypoxia up-regulated protein 1 isoform X1 encodes MKSSKLNMFIIWSLLIAIMTLIDNSNGVAVMSIDIGSESMKVAIVSPGVPMEIALNKESKRKTPVTIAFRNGERSFGEDAQVVGIKSPKNSFSYILDLLGKSIDNPLVQLYQKRFPYYDIISDEERKTIAFRLDQNTTFTPEELLAQILYKGKEFAETSAGQTISEAVITVPGFFNQIERRALAQAADLAGIKVLQLINDYTAVALNYGIFRSKEINDTAHYVMFYDMGASSTTATVVSYQNVKTKEKGFVETNPHVSILGVGYDRTLGGLEVQLRLQHHLAKEFDALNKTSNSVFKNPKAMAKLFKEAGRVKNVLSANTDHFAQVEGLIDEHDFRVQVTREKLEQLCTDIFERVENPIKIALKTSGLTMDVISQVVIVGAGTRMPKIQEYLRQYLTVELSKNINTDEAATLGAVYKAADLSKGFKVKKFVTRDAVLFPIQIIFDRTVDNRVKQVKKSLFGRMNPYPQKKIITFNKYTENFQFHINYAELDYLPPNETAAIGNLNISTISLSGVAEALEKHTKEGAESKGIKAHFAMDDSGILNLLNVELVSEKSSSASDEEEGTFSILGSTISKLFAGSEDKEGKAEEPLKEDIKPVHEESEYPDLQKETEDKTKKKNETTTTEDKATNKTEKVEKEKEKKATIVTIKEPIKAKEIKLGSQILSGDKLVESRDKLHRLDVYDFEKTRRETALNNLETFIIDAQQRLQSEEYAAAATPQEIESILKACSEISEWLYEDGFTATAEVYEEKLAELQKLTNDVYERVYEHRERPEVLKGMTSMLNASTTFLNNMKNLSLSSDIFTQVEIETLEKVINETQEYYDTVVKSFVETSLHELVKYKVRDIANKMAVLDREVKYLINKAKIWRPKQDTATNHTASTNENATDTKEQSQSESVPKTTADSQTEKQSKEDQSDNIEVQNEKSEGSEESQEALKDNKAQAKTQEEEIHQEL; translated from the exons ATGAAATCAAGCAaattaaatatgtttattatttgGTCATTATTGATTGCTATCATGACCCTTATTGATAATAGTAATGGGGTTGCTGTTATGAGTATTGATATTGGTAGCGAATCAATGAAAGTTGCTATTGTTTCg CCTGGTGTTCCAATGGAAATAGCTCTTAACAAAGAATCAAAGAGGAAAACACCAGTTACAATAGCATTTCGTAACGGAGAAAGAAGTTTTGGAGAAGATGCTCAAGTAGTAGGAATTAAATCACCTAAAAACAGTTTTTCTTACATATTAGATCTCTTAGGAAAATCAATAGATAATCCTCTGGTGCAGCTTTATCAAAAACGGTTTCCATATTATGATATTATTTCTGACGAAGAACGTAAAACAATTGCATTCAGACTTGATCAAAATACTACATTTACTCCTGAGGAACTACTTGcacaaattttgtataaagGAAAAGAATTTGCAGAAACTTCAGCTGGTCAGACGATTAGTGAAGCAGTAATAACTGTTCCAGGATTTTTCAATCAAATTGAAAGAAGAGCTCTTGCCCAAGCAGCAGATCTTGCGGGAATTAAAGTTTTGCAACTAATTAATGATTATACTGCTGTTGCATTAAATTATGGAATTTTTCGTAGCAAAGAAATAAACGATACTGCACATTATGTGATGTTTTATGATATGGGGGCTAGCAGTACAACTGCAACAGTTGTAAGTTATCAAAACGtgaaaacgaaggagaaagGATTTGTTGAAACTAATCCACATGTTTCTATTCTGGGAGTGGGTTATGATCGTACTTTGGGAGGATTAGAAGTGCAACTTAGACTTCAACATCATTTAGCTAAGGAATTTGATGCGTTAAATAAAACATCAAATTCAGTATTTAAAAATCCAAAAGCAATGGCAAAACTTTTTAAAGAAGCTGGTCGTGTCAAGAATGTATTAAGTGCAAATACAGATCATTTTGCTCAAGTCGAAGGGCTGATAGATGAACATGATTTTAGGGTGCAAGTTACCAGAGAAAAACTGGAGCAACTTTGCACTGATATATTTGAACGCGTAGAAAATCCTATTAAAATTGCTTTAAAAACATCAG gtTTGACAATGGATGTTATATCTCAAGTTGTAATAGTAGGAGCTGGTACTAGAATGCCAAAGATACAGGAGTATTTAAGACAGTATTTAACAGTTGAACtatctaaaaatattaatacagATGAGGCAGCTACATTAGGAGCAGTATACAAAGCTGCAGATCTTAGTAAAGGATTCAAAGTAAAGAAATTCGTTACCAGAGATGCTGTGCTGTTTCCtatacaaataatttttgacaGAACTGTTGATAACAGAGTAAAACAA GTCAAAAAGTCATTATTTGGCAGAATGAATCCATATCcacaaaagaaaattataacatttaataaatatacagaAAATTTCCAATTCCATATTAATTATGCTGAATTGGACTACTTGCCTCCTAATGAAACAGC tgcTATTggtaatttaaatatatctaCTATCAGTTTATCTGGTGTAGCTGAAGCTTTAGAAAAGCATACTAAAGAAGGAGCAGAAAGTAAAGGGATTAAAGCACATTTTGCCATGGATGATAGTGGCATACTTAATTTGTTGAATGTAGAATTAGTGTCAGAAAAATCAAGTTCAGCTTCTGACGAAGAAGAGGGTACTTTCTCAATACTTGGCTCAACTATTAGTAAACTTTTTGCAG GATCAGAAGACAAAGAAGGAAAAGCAGAGGAGCCATTAAAAGAAGACATCAAACCAGTTCATGAGGAATCAGAGTATCCTGACTTACAAAAGGAAACTGAAGataaaacgaagaagaaaaatgaaactacCACCACTGAAGATAAAGCAACAAACAAAActgaaaaagtagaaaaagaaaaggagaaaaaggcTACGATTGTAACGATTAAAGAGCCTATTAAAGCTAAAGAAATCAAATTAGGATCTCAGATTCTTTCTGGAGATAAACTTGTTGAATCTCGTGATAA ATTGCATCGTTTAGATGTATATGATTTCGAGAAAACGAGACGTGAAACAGCTTTGAACAATTTAGAAACATTCATAATTGATGCTCAACAAAGATTACAATCTGAGGAATATGCCGCTGCAGCTACACCTCAAGAAATAGAAAGTATATTAAAAGCGTGTTCTGAAATTTCTGAATGGTTGTACGAAGATGGATTCACTGCAACTGCTGAAGTATACGAGGAAAAATTGGCAGAACTTCAAAAATTAACTAACGACGTGTACGAACGTGTCTATGAACATAGAGAACGTCCAGAAGTATTAAAGGGCATGACTTCTATGTTAAACGCAAGCACAACATTTTTAAACAACATGAAAAATTTGAGCTTGTCAAGTGACATTTTTACACAAGTCGAGATAGAAACATTAGAAAAAGTGATTAATGAAACTCAG GAATACTATGATACAGTTGTTAAATCATTTGTTGAGACGAGTTTACATGAACTAGTAAAATATAAAGTTCGCgatattgcaaataaaatggCGGTACTCGATAGGGAAGTAAAATATCTTATAAATAAGGCAAAAATATGGAGACCAAAGCAAGACACTGCGACAAATCATACAGCAAGCACAAATGAAAACGCGACAGATACGAAAGAACAATCTCAATCAGAATCTGTTCCTAAAACAACGGCTGATTCACAAACGGAAAAACAGTCGAAAGAGGATCAATCTGATAATATAGAagtacaaaatgaaaaatcagaagGTTCAGAAGAATCCCAAGAGGCGTTAAAAGACAACAAAGCTCAGGCGAAAactcaagaagaagagataCATCAAGAACTttaa